A genomic segment from bacterium encodes:
- a CDS encoding tail fiber domain-containing protein: protein MRRTLVWSLTFIVAALAFVGAATGAPSTVSYQGRLTSSSGTPVADGSYSITFSIWTDSVAGSMIWSESQTVQVTGGGGLFSTQLGGLQPLGGELIIHADDELFLQTAVSGTPLLPRLALGSVPHAFVSSSVSQTVPGKGSVHMGVGEDTTKIITTHESFSNLLDSYVHLTDDRALMGLKSYNPSQSYRGSSNSEISGSVIRNFLDLDDDADGVPDVVEDMSVQPGTATLSVSSSKRRFNLMDAFPQRFVVSAHDSDTASSVSSALESDADADGIANGSVWAKVDNTDVISVAGVDVDEDGDTDVGNSSSAKISRSILKTFFERGDKPTQSQIVDSVDENGAYHGTTRYTGSDFERFHVSLMPDSAVVSTEASNPDGSSSSRMRVRVNELEARLQSIGILARSSSTSSLTPDSASETIEVHGAGAQIGRVVSVSSSTDIDSAVTEILGQDATSAGSIRLTAQPAGPTVVNLSSMDASSGTPIIKGSALMTSSPSSVAHSLEWDEDGDGVFDRRVTEDCDDDDAGISIQAGVAIPKFINVTAQAQAAAQKADIGMLMGVGSDTTIKIGADDDEAGVTIQSGVAIPRFIEMNAKSQSSAHQASVGLVMGAGPDTAVAVYSDESETKLRFKAPQSGHYTFDFAFTPASGSVSMTDSLGAISMQMDGDGRLGVGGPAHANNPIDHPSSGAHLTSGGVWTNASDENLKENFRMVNGEELLEKLEELPISQWNYKSESDNVTHIGPTAQDFQKVFGVGENDKTISTIDPSGIALAAIKELNKQNLQLHEESKKIRKENERLQKELNELRARVDKLISGK from the coding sequence ATGCGTCGCACTCTCGTCTGGAGCCTCACCTTCATCGTGGCCGCCCTTGCTTTTGTCGGCGCTGCGACAGGAGCCCCCTCTACTGTTAGCTACCAGGGTCGTCTCACCAGCTCGTCGGGCACTCCGGTCGCCGATGGCTCCTACTCTATCACCTTCAGCATCTGGACTGACTCGGTCGCCGGCTCAATGATCTGGAGCGAATCACAGACTGTCCAGGTAACCGGCGGTGGGGGACTCTTCTCCACCCAGTTGGGCGGCCTTCAGCCGCTCGGAGGAGAGTTGATCATTCATGCTGACGACGAACTCTTTCTTCAGACCGCCGTTTCGGGTACGCCGCTCTTACCCAGGTTGGCCCTGGGATCGGTTCCGCATGCCTTTGTGTCTTCCAGCGTGAGTCAGACTGTACCGGGGAAAGGCTCTGTTCACATGGGCGTGGGAGAAGACACGACCAAGATCATCACAACCCATGAGAGCTTCTCTAATCTCCTCGACTCCTACGTTCACCTCACCGATGATCGCGCACTCATGGGACTAAAGTCCTACAACCCATCACAATCATATCGGGGCTCCAGTAATAGTGAGATCTCTGGAAGTGTTATTCGGAACTTTCTTGATCTCGATGATGACGCTGATGGCGTCCCGGATGTCGTGGAAGATATGTCGGTCCAGCCTGGAACCGCTACTCTGAGTGTCAGTTCGTCAAAGAGACGTTTTAATCTGATGGACGCCTTCCCTCAGCGCTTTGTGGTGAGTGCCCACGACTCAGACACGGCCAGTTCGGTCAGTTCTGCGTTGGAATCAGACGCGGATGCTGACGGCATCGCTAATGGAAGCGTCTGGGCAAAGGTCGACAACACCGACGTGATCAGTGTCGCCGGAGTTGATGTCGATGAAGACGGCGACACCGATGTTGGCAACTCTTCCTCGGCCAAGATTTCACGTTCGATTCTCAAGACCTTCTTTGAGCGCGGCGATAAACCGACGCAAAGCCAGATCGTTGACAGCGTCGACGAGAACGGCGCATATCATGGCACCACTCGGTACACCGGTTCAGACTTTGAAAGATTCCATGTCAGCCTGATGCCGGACTCGGCTGTCGTTTCAACTGAAGCAAGCAATCCCGATGGGTCATCTTCGAGCCGCATGCGAGTCCGTGTCAACGAACTCGAAGCAAGACTACAGTCAATAGGAATACTGGCCAGGTCAAGCTCCACGAGTTCGCTCACGCCGGATTCGGCTTCTGAGACAATTGAAGTACATGGTGCTGGCGCACAAATTGGAAGAGTCGTCTCTGTTTCGTCGAGCACCGATATCGACAGTGCAGTGACCGAGATCCTCGGGCAGGATGCGACTAGCGCTGGCAGTATTCGACTCACCGCGCAACCAGCCGGACCGACTGTGGTGAATCTTTCGAGTATGGATGCCTCCTCCGGCACGCCCATCATAAAGGGTAGTGCCCTCATGACCTCATCCCCCAGCAGTGTTGCACACTCACTGGAGTGGGATGAAGATGGAGATGGTGTCTTTGATCGCCGGGTCACCGAAGATTGCGATGATGACGACGCCGGAATCTCTATTCAGGCCGGTGTTGCCATTCCCAAGTTCATCAACGTCACAGCCCAGGCTCAGGCTGCCGCGCAAAAGGCTGATATCGGAATGTTGATGGGAGTCGGCTCGGATACTACCATAAAAATCGGTGCCGATGATGATGAGGCTGGAGTCACCATACAGTCCGGAGTCGCCATTCCGAGGTTCATCGAAATGAATGCCAAATCGCAGAGTTCAGCCCATCAAGCCAGCGTTGGACTTGTTATGGGCGCCGGCCCCGATACTGCGGTCGCAGTTTACAGCGACGAATCAGAAACTAAGCTCAGATTCAAGGCACCCCAATCCGGCCATTATACCTTTGATTTTGCATTCACGCCCGCCAGTGGTTCGGTCTCTATGACTGATTCACTTGGCGCGATCTCCATGCAAATGGACGGCGATGGTCGCTTGGGAGTTGGCGGACCGGCTCATGCCAACAATCCCATTGATCATCCCTCCAGTGGGGCACACTTGACTTCCGGCGGTGTCTGGACCAACGCGTCCGACGAAAATCTCAAAGAGAATTTCAGGATGGTAAATGGCGAAGAACTCCTGGAGAAGCTCGAAGAACTTCCGATCAGCCAGTGGAACTACAAGAGTGAATCTGACAATGTGACCCACATCGGCCCGACCGCGCAAGACTTCCAGAAAGTCTTTGGCGTTGGCGAGAACGACAAGACCATCTCGACTATTGATCCCTCCGGTATCGCTCTTGCCGCGATCAAAGAGCTGAATAAACAGAACCTTCAACTCCATGAAGAGAGCAAGAAGATCAGGAAAGAAAATGAACGACTGCAGAAAGAGCTGAATGAGTTGAGAGCCAGAGTCGACAAACTGATCTCCGGCAAATAG
- a CDS encoding response regulator gives MSGNEGQGEAGKHAILLVDDEPSILNALQRALRREPYTLFTANDCMSAMQLMATHEFAVVISDYTMPEMTGAELLAVMESRNPRCIRIMLTGATKAQSVPQPIADSILHCHKFLTKPWDDDSLRSMIRQSLEEYVRTTTTK, from the coding sequence ATGAGTGGGAATGAAGGGCAGGGAGAAGCGGGAAAGCACGCCATCCTGCTGGTGGATGATGAACCGTCTATTCTAAATGCGCTACAGCGAGCATTGCGCCGCGAACCATATACCCTGTTCACGGCTAATGACTGTATGTCGGCGATGCAGTTAATGGCGACGCACGAGTTTGCGGTGGTGATCAGCGATTACACCATGCCGGAAATGACAGGCGCAGAGTTGCTGGCTGTCATGGAGTCTCGGAATCCGCGCTGTATCCGGATCATGCTGACGGGAGCGACCAAAGCCCAGTCGGTTCCTCAACCGATCGCCGACAGCATTCTGCATTGCCACAAATTTCTCACGAAGCCATGGGATGACGACAGCCTTCGAAGCATGATCCGGCAGTCGCTGGAAGAGTATGTTCGAACGACCACAACCAAGTGA
- a CDS encoding PAS domain S-box protein: MQNWRREFQGKVWLWIVISVPAFVVVRVLIWEHFGRQLVREYQLEHLTDFITSLVGASLLVAVVATMAWYFNRLFDRYFDQGYQQLLRQVESERDNYHSLLEGIPAMAWRTDATGKRIYCNQRWLEFTGRSLVEETGENWESVIHTEDLPLYTARLSKAIEGGQSMNLEYRARRYDGKYRWIRDGGRPLREADGRISGFVGVCFDVTEQRDAMQRLRESEERFRAMIETTPDGIIVHRSGIIVYLNSTMRDILRVGRDESLLGQSVLNFVDPEQHLEVIERINRRSDGETHFAPMELRLVKADGTMCDSEITATVIGMDGEPAILVFVRDISDRKDTDRMLAEEAIRRRILIEQSRDGIVVLTETGAVYESNNRFAEMLGYTVEETASLHVWDWDTTWTPEELLEMLRKSDAAGEKFETRMRQKDGSLVDVEITSNGATCNGQKLIFCVCRDISQRNQAEQALRESERMLASLMNNLPGMAFRRQMRPERLLEFASGGSTRIFGYSPEELILCVNSSEMPLIHPGDQGAVERAREEAIESQMPLNVSYRVQHKDGTFRWVMEQASPSSSSDGLQAFLEGIVYDVDEHYRMVLRQSLLNAAIEAADEAIVVTDPLGTIEYCNPAFSRVTGYSTEEAIGKTPAVLKSGKLSSEFYSRLWSTITSGQIWRGELINVAKDGHEFVERATISPVLDSQGKIAHFVAVKHDMTLQRNLEQQLLQSQKLEAVGILAGGIAHDFNNLLTVIIGHSHMLLKHFPEDNPHREDIAQILETGNRAASLTRQLLAYSRKQISRPQSINVNAIIDNLRKMLSRILDENIILTTEFDPHIPHVVIDPAQLEQVILNLVVNARDAMPQGGKITLRTKAILGMAPLLSANDFTDLTAHVQLICSDTGCGMDQATMDRVFDPFFTTKEVGKGTGLGLSTVYGIVHQANGVVTVQSAVGEGTTFEVWLPAEPVSHIEVSPKDKTGQSLIARGSKLVCLVEDEHAIRQLVRRVLEQSGHQVIEASSGEEAIEMLRRREITPDILITDIIMPGMNGRQLGDLVRSRYPGCRSLYMSGYTDDVLGRNGVVGDDCELLQKPFQPEELLAAIDRIIDQPVQPTSRIVEGTVAIVSSGNGSSQQE, from the coding sequence GTGCAAAACTGGAGACGGGAGTTTCAAGGGAAGGTTTGGCTCTGGATAGTCATTTCAGTTCCTGCGTTTGTCGTCGTGCGCGTTTTAATCTGGGAGCATTTTGGACGGCAACTAGTACGCGAGTATCAGTTGGAGCATCTAACAGACTTTATTACCTCACTGGTCGGGGCATCGCTCCTGGTTGCGGTAGTAGCGACCATGGCGTGGTACTTCAACAGACTTTTTGACCGCTATTTCGACCAGGGTTACCAACAACTGCTTCGCCAGGTCGAGTCTGAGCGAGACAACTACCATTCGTTGCTCGAGGGGATCCCGGCAATGGCCTGGCGAACCGACGCCACGGGCAAGCGAATCTACTGCAATCAACGCTGGCTTGAATTCACCGGTCGATCTCTGGTCGAGGAGACGGGAGAAAACTGGGAGTCGGTGATCCATACAGAGGATCTTCCATTGTACACGGCCCGGCTATCCAAGGCGATAGAAGGTGGACAGTCAATGAACCTGGAGTATCGGGCAAGAAGATACGACGGGAAGTATCGGTGGATCAGGGATGGCGGACGTCCGCTTCGTGAAGCAGACGGCCGGATCAGCGGATTTGTGGGCGTCTGTTTTGACGTCACGGAGCAACGCGACGCAATGCAGCGGCTGAGAGAGAGTGAAGAACGTTTTCGGGCAATGATCGAAACAACTCCAGATGGGATCATCGTTCATCGGAGCGGAATCATAGTCTATCTCAACAGCACGATGCGTGACATTCTCCGTGTGGGAAGAGACGAGTCACTGCTTGGTCAGAGTGTTCTGAACTTTGTCGACCCAGAACAGCATCTGGAGGTGATCGAACGGATCAATCGGCGTTCGGATGGCGAAACGCATTTTGCGCCGATGGAGCTACGTCTAGTCAAGGCTGATGGGACGATGTGCGATTCGGAGATCACGGCCACGGTTATCGGCATGGATGGAGAGCCGGCGATCCTGGTTTTCGTGCGCGACATCTCAGATCGAAAAGATACCGACCGAATGCTGGCGGAGGAAGCGATCCGCCGTCGGATCCTGATCGAGCAGTCGAGAGATGGCATTGTCGTGTTGACGGAAACGGGTGCGGTCTACGAAAGCAATAACCGATTCGCTGAGATGCTCGGGTACACGGTCGAGGAAACCGCTTCACTGCATGTATGGGACTGGGACACCACATGGACGCCAGAAGAACTTCTCGAAATGCTGAGGAAGTCGGACGCGGCCGGAGAGAAATTTGAAACCCGCATGCGCCAGAAAGACGGCAGTCTTGTGGATGTCGAGATCACGAGCAACGGAGCGACCTGCAATGGACAGAAGCTGATCTTTTGCGTGTGCCGCGATATATCGCAGCGGAATCAGGCGGAACAGGCGCTGCGCGAGAGCGAGCGAATGCTGGCATCGCTGATGAACAATCTGCCGGGGATGGCCTTCCGACGCCAGATGCGTCCCGAGCGTCTGCTGGAATTCGCGAGCGGAGGTTCGACGCGAATTTTCGGCTATTCGCCGGAAGAGCTTATCCTTTGTGTAAATAGCAGCGAAATGCCCTTGATCCATCCGGGCGATCAGGGGGCAGTAGAGCGCGCTCGGGAAGAGGCGATCGAGTCGCAGATGCCGCTTAATGTCTCGTACCGTGTCCAGCACAAAGACGGGACCTTTCGATGGGTGATGGAGCAAGCAAGCCCTTCAAGCTCGTCAGATGGCCTGCAGGCGTTTCTTGAGGGGATCGTCTACGACGTTGATGAACACTATCGAATGGTGCTGCGGCAGTCGCTGTTGAATGCGGCGATCGAGGCAGCAGATGAAGCGATCGTAGTGACCGATCCACTCGGGACGATCGAGTACTGCAATCCGGCTTTCTCGCGAGTGACCGGTTATAGCACAGAAGAGGCGATCGGCAAAACTCCGGCTGTTCTGAAGAGCGGCAAACTGAGCAGCGAATTCTATTCGCGACTCTGGTCGACGATCACCTCCGGTCAGATCTGGCGCGGTGAATTGATCAATGTCGCCAAGGATGGTCATGAGTTCGTTGAGCGCGCGACCATTTCGCCTGTTTTGGATAGTCAGGGAAAGATCGCGCACTTCGTGGCGGTCAAACATGACATGACGCTGCAGAGGAATCTCGAACAGCAGTTGCTGCAATCGCAAAAGTTGGAGGCAGTCGGAATTCTGGCCGGTGGGATCGCTCACGATTTCAATAACCTGTTGACCGTGATCATCGGCCACAGCCATATGTTACTCAAACACTTTCCTGAAGATAACCCTCACCGGGAAGATATAGCGCAGATACTGGAGACCGGCAATCGGGCCGCTTCGTTAACCCGGCAACTGCTGGCATACAGCAGGAAGCAGATAAGTCGACCGCAGTCGATTAATGTGAATGCGATCATCGACAATTTACGAAAGATGTTAAGCCGTATCCTGGACGAAAATATCATCCTCACAACTGAATTTGACCCGCACATTCCGCATGTCGTGATCGACCCCGCGCAACTTGAGCAGGTGATCCTGAATCTGGTGGTGAACGCGCGAGATGCGATGCCGCAGGGAGGGAAGATCACCCTGAGGACCAAGGCGATTCTGGGGATGGCTCCACTATTATCAGCCAACGATTTCACGGATCTGACTGCGCATGTGCAATTGATCTGTAGCGACACCGGGTGCGGTATGGATCAGGCAACCATGGACCGCGTCTTCGATCCGTTCTTCACGACCAAGGAGGTCGGCAAGGGGACAGGATTGGGACTTTCTACCGTTTATGGCATAGTCCATCAGGCAAATGGCGTAGTTACAGTACAGAGTGCGGTCGGAGAAGGAACAACGTTTGAAGTCTGGTTACCAGCGGAACCAGTATCGCATATCGAAGTGTCACCGAAGGACAAAACTGGCCAGTCTTTAATCGCGAGAGGCAGCAAACTGGTTTGTCTCGTCGAGGATGAACATGCGATCAGGCAGTTGGTACGGCGAGTGCTTGAGCAATCCGGGCATCAGGTGATCGAGGCATCTTCGGGCGAGGAAGCGATCGAGATGCTGCGACGGCGGGAGATCACTCCTGACATTCTGATCACTGACATTATTATGCCGGGGATGAATGGCCGTCAGTTGGGGGATCTGGTGCGATCGCGGTATCCCGGATGTCGATCACTGTACATGTCAGGTTACACAGATGACGTGTTAGGAAGGAATGGCGTGGTGGGAGATGATTGTGAGCTTCTGCAAAAGCCGTTCCAGCCGGAAGAGCTTCTTGCGGCGATTGACAGAATAATTGATCAGCCGGTCCAGCCAACGAGTCGAATCGTTGAGGGCACCGTCGCAATTGTGAGCAGCGGAAACGGGTCGAGTCAGCAAGAGTGA
- a CDS encoding response regulator, which yields MTTLTEEPQREQAEATQSTAEVLFLDDEAPVLRALQRVFHNEAGLHCHFVGSPKEALETLSAHCIDVIVSDHRMPQMTGAEFLARVKEKRPRAVRLMLTGQADLAAVQKAVNDGEIYRFLLKPWKDEELRLAVRQAVEYGRLHDENRRLLVLTQQQNARLEAANNELEEQVQARTTQLADALYTARALNEQLEDALYSSTKVFFTLIQSARPELGSHSRRVAEHAVEIGKLCKLGRQEIRDLEIAALLHDGGKLGFPIFLVEKHAADYSREELDLYKTHPQSGTDYLKGISYYDRIATIIQQHHERYNGSGFPTGQKGLSTLTESYIVGIVDAYDHLIMRPSRSPEFAFQFACQTIAEMADQDFPSRLVQITLDYINRMNDRRANDNILRIGPSDLAPNYILARDLYTMTGSLLAASGTCLTAQNIARIRAIVRLDPAAGEIWVMRKPRRQEGHVDPA from the coding sequence ATGACCACATTGACAGAAGAACCGCAGCGGGAGCAGGCTGAGGCGACACAGTCCACCGCGGAAGTGCTGTTTTTAGATGATGAAGCACCGGTGTTGCGTGCGCTTCAACGCGTATTTCACAATGAGGCCGGGTTGCATTGCCACTTTGTCGGTTCGCCCAAAGAGGCGCTCGAAACCCTCAGTGCGCATTGTATAGATGTTATAGTCTCGGATCATCGGATGCCGCAGATGACCGGAGCGGAGTTCCTCGCGCGAGTCAAGGAAAAGCGGCCACGCGCTGTCCGTCTTATGCTCACCGGCCAGGCCGATCTGGCGGCGGTTCAAAAGGCAGTCAACGACGGAGAGATCTACCGGTTTCTCCTCAAACCGTGGAAGGATGAGGAACTCCGGTTGGCGGTCCGTCAGGCAGTGGAGTATGGCCGTCTGCATGATGAAAACCGTCGTCTCCTCGTGCTGACGCAGCAACAGAACGCCAGACTCGAAGCAGCCAACAATGAACTCGAGGAGCAGGTGCAAGCGAGAACAACCCAGCTTGCTGATGCGCTGTATACTGCCCGCGCCCTGAATGAACAACTCGAGGACGCGCTGTATTCCAGCACCAAAGTTTTCTTTACGTTGATCCAGTCGGCCCGTCCGGAATTGGGAAGCCATAGTCGGCGCGTCGCGGAACACGCGGTCGAGATAGGCAAGCTCTGCAAGCTGGGCCGTCAGGAGATTCGCGATCTCGAGATAGCAGCGTTGTTGCATGATGGCGGCAAGCTCGGCTTCCCGATCTTCCTGGTAGAAAAGCATGCGGCCGACTATAGTCGGGAAGAGCTGGATCTGTACAAAACGCACCCGCAAAGCGGCACGGATTACTTGAAGGGGATCAGCTACTACGATCGGATCGCGACGATCATTCAGCAACATCACGAACGGTATAATGGCAGTGGCTTCCCAACAGGGCAGAAAGGGCTTTCCACGCTCACCGAGAGCTATATCGTGGGAATCGTTGATGCCTACGACCATTTGATCATGCGTCCGTCGCGAAGTCCGGAATTTGCGTTCCAATTTGCGTGTCAGACGATCGCCGAGATGGCAGATCAGGATTTCCCGTCACGGCTGGTTCAGATCACTCTGGATTACATCAATCGAATGAATGACCGTCGCGCGAACGACAATATTTTGCGAATCGGTCCTTCCGATCTTGCGCCAAACTACATATTGGCCCGCGATCTTTATACGATGACCGGATCATTGCTGGCGGCCAGCGGCACTTGCCTGACTGCCCAGAATATCGCCCGGATCAGGGCGATCGTTCGTCTGGATCCGGCGGCGGGAGAGATCTGGGTGATGCGTAAGCCGCGTCGCCAGGAAGGGCACGTCGATCCTGCATGA
- a CDS encoding HDOD domain-containing protein, with the protein MTQSISDVVDHLSALPPFPKVTTRLFSLLNDDSASATELANVISADPSLSMRVVHLANSPFYMLARPVLSVKEAVLVLGMNTIKNITTAASLMTGLSALHPRVDVFDMSEFWKHSNATAIAAHKLAVHKLTSMADSLYLAGLIHDIGKVIVAYHWPESWKAIVNTMRHTNEDYWQVEQRLFHGSHAEIAASLCTNWRFPKLIVEIVQHHHAEAVEQEFESPHKILSTADYLARATGLSCPAIGSMETADLPADQQEIARQLPEEVEYQLSTLERT; encoded by the coding sequence ATGACGCAATCGATCTCAGATGTTGTAGACCATCTTTCGGCACTACCTCCCTTTCCGAAGGTGACGACCAGGCTGTTTTCATTGTTGAATGATGACAGTGCATCGGCGACCGAGCTTGCCAATGTGATCAGCGCTGATCCTTCGCTCTCTATGCGCGTGGTTCATCTGGCGAATTCGCCGTTTTATATGCTGGCCCGTCCGGTATTGAGTGTCAAGGAGGCGGTGCTGGTGCTGGGGATGAATACGATCAAGAATATTACCACGGCTGCTTCGCTGATGACCGGTCTCTCCGCTCTGCATCCTCGGGTGGATGTTTTTGACATGTCGGAATTCTGGAAACACTCGAATGCCACCGCGATTGCCGCTCACAAGTTGGCGGTGCACAAGCTCACGTCGATGGCTGACTCATTGTATCTGGCCGGTTTGATCCACGACATCGGTAAGGTCATTGTCGCTTATCACTGGCCGGAGTCCTGGAAAGCGATCGTCAACACCATGCGGCACACCAACGAAGATTACTGGCAAGTGGAACAGCGGCTGTTTCACGGGTCACATGCGGAGATCGCCGCATCGCTGTGCACTAACTGGCGTTTCCCCAAACTGATCGTGGAGATCGTCCAGCACCACCACGCGGAAGCGGTGGAGCAGGAGTTCGAATCACCTCACAAAATACTCTCGACGGCTGACTATCTGGCACGAGCTACCGGTCTTTCGTGTCCTGCCATTGGTTCGATGGAAACAGCTGATCTTCCTGCGGACCAGCAGGAGATCGCCCGGCAGTTGCCGGAAGAAGTGGAATACCAACTGTCGACTCTGGAGCGGACATGA
- a CDS encoding response regulator, which produces MDRYSVLFVDDEPNILRSLTRLFHRESFDVLVASGGEEALELLRSRPVQLVVTDNIMPRMTGVELIKKIRDSWPDTLRIILSGQSDMQAVLGAVNQGEAFRFLLKPWTDSDLKANVYIALAHYKLRQDVASLKNQLTEMELVLVYLQKQHPEVLATAPPEIQRIMTLESRKQAETPELMVE; this is translated from the coding sequence ATGGATCGTTACAGTGTACTATTTGTGGATGATGAACCGAACATACTCCGTTCGTTGACCCGCCTGTTTCACCGGGAGTCATTCGATGTTCTGGTGGCATCCGGCGGTGAAGAAGCGCTGGAGCTGTTGCGTTCGCGTCCGGTCCAGTTGGTAGTGACTGATAATATCATGCCGCGGATGACCGGCGTTGAGCTGATCAAAAAGATCCGCGACAGTTGGCCGGACACGTTGCGCATCATTCTCTCGGGACAGTCGGATATGCAGGCAGTGCTTGGAGCGGTCAACCAGGGAGAAGCCTTCCGATTCCTGCTTAAGCCGTGGACCGACAGCGACCTCAAGGCCAATGTTTATATAGCGCTCGCTCATTATAAGCTGCGGCAGGATGTCGCCAGCCTGAAGAACCAACTGACTGAAATGGAGTTGGTCCTCGTGTACCTCCAGAAACAGCATCCGGAAGTTCTTGCGACGGCACCACCCGAGATCCAGCGGATCATGACGCTGGAGTCACGGAAACAAGCGGAAACACCTGAATTGATGGTGGAGTGA